One genomic window of Ornithorhynchus anatinus isolate Pmale09 chromosome 10, mOrnAna1.pri.v4, whole genome shotgun sequence includes the following:
- the KRT3 gene encoding keratin, type II cytoskeletal 3 isoform X3, translating into MNRQVCRTTVSSGGGKGFSGRSAVVSGSSRMSSCMARSGGGGGACGSRSGGAGGFGSRSLYSLGGSKSISISVGARGGGFGGGRGVCGGGFGGGGFGGVGGGFGGGFGGAGGFGGPGGFGGPGGFGGPGGFGPGGFPGGIQEVTVNQSLLQPLNVEIDPQIGAVKSQEREQIKTLNNKFATFIDKVRFLEQQNKVLETKWELLQQHGTGSISGTNNLEPLFETYISSLHRHLDGLLSERSRLDGELRSMQELVEDFKRKYEEEINKRTTAENEFVTLKKDVDAAYMNKVELQSRVTSLTDEINFLRALYEMELSQMQSHVSDTSVVLSMDNNRFLNLDSIIAEVKAQYEEIAQRSKAEAEALYQTKLGELQSTAGRHGDDLKSTKSEIMELNRMIQRLRAEIESVKKQNANLQTAIADAEQRGELALKDARVKLEELQAALQQAKEDLARLMKDYQELMNVKLALDVEIATYRKLLEGEECRMSGEHQNAVSISVVSSNTSTSSAVGGGFGRGGGFGSGGGFGSGGGFGSGGGFGSGGGFGSGGGFGSSGGGGFSSGSRCGLGGGFSSGSSRGGVSGSSVRFSQSSSSQRCPR; encoded by the exons ATGAACCGACAAGTGTGCAGGACGACCGTCAGCAGCGGCGGGGGCAAGGGCTTCAGCGGCCGCTCGGCCGTGGTCTCGGGCAGCAGCCGCATGAGCTCCTGCATGGCTCGGTCcggcgggggcggtggggccTGTGGAAGCCggagtggaggggccgggggcttcGGGAGCCGGAGCCTCTACAGCCTGGGTGGCAGTAAGAGCATTTCCATCAGCGTGGGGGCCCGCGGCGGAGGCTTCGGGGGCGGCCGTGGCGTCTGTGGCGGAGGCTTCGGAGGCGGTGGCTTCGGTGGCGTAGGAGGGGGCTTCGGCGGTGGCTTCGGCGGAGCCGGGGGCTTCGGCG GCCCCGGAGGCTTTGGGGGTCCCGGCGGCTTCGGGGGTCCCGGTGGCTTCGGCCCTGGAGGCTTCCCTGGTGGCATCCAGGAGGTGACGGTCAACCAGAGCCTCCTGCAGCCGCTCAACGTGGAGATCGACCCCCAGATCGGGGCCGTGAAGAGCCAGGAGCGTGAACAGATCAAGACACTCAACAACAAGTTTGCCACTTTCATCGACAAG GTGCGTTTCCTGGAGCAGCAGAACAAGGTGCTGGAGACCAAGTGGGAGCTGCTGCAGCAGCATGGGACTGGCTCCATCTCGGGTACCAACAACCTAGAACCGTTGTTCGAGACCTACATCAGCAGCCTGCACAGGCACTTGGATGGGCTCCTGTCAGAGCGGAGCAGACTGGATGGAGAGCTGCGGAGCATGCAGGAGCTGGTGGAGGACTTCAAGAGGAA GTACGAAGAGGAAATTAACAAGCGCACCACGGCCGAGAATGAGTTCGTGACACTCAAGAAG gaTGTGGATGCCGCCTACATGAACAAGGTGGAACTTCAGAGCCGGGTGACCTCCCTGACAGATGAAATCAACTTCCTGCGGGCGTTATACGAGATG GAGCTGTCCCAGATGCAATCCCACGTCAGCGACACATCGGTGGTCCTGTCCATGGACAACAACCGCTTCCTGAACCTGGACAGCATCATCGCCGAGGTCAAGGCCCAGTACGAGGAGATCGCCCAGCGCAGCAAGGCTGAGGCCGAGGCCCTGTACCAGACCAAG ctcgggGAGCTGCAGAGCACCGCCGGTCGCCACGGAGATGACCTGAAGAGCACCAAGAGCGAGATCATGGAGCTGAACCGCATGATCCAGCGGCTGCGGGCCGAGATCGAGAGCGTCAAGAAGCAG AATGCCAACCTGCAGACGGCCATCGCCGACGCTGAGCAGCGGGGCGAGCTGGCACTCAAGGATGCCCGGGTCAAGCTGGAAGAGCTCCAGGCGGCTCTGCAGCAGGCTAAGGAGGATCTGGCCCGGCTAATGAAGGATTACCAGGAGCTGATGAACGTCAAACTGGCCCTGGATGTGGAGATTGCTACCTACAGGAAgctgctggagggagaggagtgcAG GATGTCTGGAGAGCACCAGAACGCCGTGAGCATCT CCGTGGTCAGCAGCAACACCAGCACCTCCTCGGCGGTGGGCGGCGGCTTCGGCCGCGGTGGAGGCTTCGGGAGCGGAGGAGGCTTCGGGAGCGGAGGAGGCTTCGGAAGCGGAGGAGGCTTCGGGAGCGGTGGAGGCTTCGGCAGCGGCGGAGGCTTCGGGAGCAGCGGAGGAGGAGGCTTCTCCTCCGGCAGCCGGTGCGGCTTGGGAGGCGGCTTCTCCTCCGGCAGCAGCCGGGGAGGGGTCAGCGGGTCCAGTGTCCGCTTCTCCCAATCGTCCTCCAGCCAGCGCTGCCCCAGATAa
- the KRT3 gene encoding keratin, type II cytoskeletal 3 isoform X2 — translation MNRQVCRTTVSSGGGKGFSGRSAVVSGSSRMSSCMARSGGGGGACGSRSGGAGGFGSRSLYSLGGSKSISISVGARGGGFGGGRGVCGGGFGGGGFGGVGGGFGGGFGGAGGFGGAGGFGGAGGFGGPGGFGGPGGFGGPGGFGPGGFPGGIQEVTVNQSLLQPLNVEIDPQIGAVKSQEREQIKTLNNKFATFIDKVRFLEQQNKVLETKWELLQQHGTGSISGTNNLEPLFETYISSLHRHLDGLLSERSRLDGELRSMQELVEDFKRKYEEEINKRTTAENEFVTLKKDVDAAYMNKVELQSRVTSLTDEINFLRALYEMELSQMQSHVSDTSVVLSMDNNRFLNLDSIIAEVKAQYEEIAQRSKAEAEALYQTKLGELQSTAGRHGDDLKSTKSEIMELNRMIQRLRAEIESVKKQNANLQTAIADAEQRGELALKDARVKLEELQAALQQAKEDLARLMKDYQELMNVKLALDVEIATYRKLLEGEECRMSGEHQNAVSISVVSSNTSTSSAVGGGFGRGGGFGSGGGFGSGGGFGSGGGFGSGGGFGSGGGFGSSGGGGFSSGSRCGLGGGFSSGSSRGGVSGSSVRFSQSSSSQRCPR, via the exons ATGAACCGACAAGTGTGCAGGACGACCGTCAGCAGCGGCGGGGGCAAGGGCTTCAGCGGCCGCTCGGCCGTGGTCTCGGGCAGCAGCCGCATGAGCTCCTGCATGGCTCGGTCcggcgggggcggtggggccTGTGGAAGCCggagtggaggggccgggggcttcGGGAGCCGGAGCCTCTACAGCCTGGGTGGCAGTAAGAGCATTTCCATCAGCGTGGGGGCCCGCGGCGGAGGCTTCGGGGGCGGCCGTGGCGTCTGTGGCGGAGGCTTCGGAGGCGGTGGCTTCGGTGGCGTAGGAGGGGGCTTCGGCGGTGGCTTCGGCGGAGCCGGGGGCTTCGGCGGTGCCGGGGGCTTCGGCGGCGCCGGGGGCTTCGGCG GCCCCGGAGGCTTTGGGGGTCCCGGCGGCTTCGGGGGTCCCGGTGGCTTCGGCCCTGGAGGCTTCCCTGGTGGCATCCAGGAGGTGACGGTCAACCAGAGCCTCCTGCAGCCGCTCAACGTGGAGATCGACCCCCAGATCGGGGCCGTGAAGAGCCAGGAGCGTGAACAGATCAAGACACTCAACAACAAGTTTGCCACTTTCATCGACAAG GTGCGTTTCCTGGAGCAGCAGAACAAGGTGCTGGAGACCAAGTGGGAGCTGCTGCAGCAGCATGGGACTGGCTCCATCTCGGGTACCAACAACCTAGAACCGTTGTTCGAGACCTACATCAGCAGCCTGCACAGGCACTTGGATGGGCTCCTGTCAGAGCGGAGCAGACTGGATGGAGAGCTGCGGAGCATGCAGGAGCTGGTGGAGGACTTCAAGAGGAA GTACGAAGAGGAAATTAACAAGCGCACCACGGCCGAGAATGAGTTCGTGACACTCAAGAAG gaTGTGGATGCCGCCTACATGAACAAGGTGGAACTTCAGAGCCGGGTGACCTCCCTGACAGATGAAATCAACTTCCTGCGGGCGTTATACGAGATG GAGCTGTCCCAGATGCAATCCCACGTCAGCGACACATCGGTGGTCCTGTCCATGGACAACAACCGCTTCCTGAACCTGGACAGCATCATCGCCGAGGTCAAGGCCCAGTACGAGGAGATCGCCCAGCGCAGCAAGGCTGAGGCCGAGGCCCTGTACCAGACCAAG ctcgggGAGCTGCAGAGCACCGCCGGTCGCCACGGAGATGACCTGAAGAGCACCAAGAGCGAGATCATGGAGCTGAACCGCATGATCCAGCGGCTGCGGGCCGAGATCGAGAGCGTCAAGAAGCAG AATGCCAACCTGCAGACGGCCATCGCCGACGCTGAGCAGCGGGGCGAGCTGGCACTCAAGGATGCCCGGGTCAAGCTGGAAGAGCTCCAGGCGGCTCTGCAGCAGGCTAAGGAGGATCTGGCCCGGCTAATGAAGGATTACCAGGAGCTGATGAACGTCAAACTGGCCCTGGATGTGGAGATTGCTACCTACAGGAAgctgctggagggagaggagtgcAG GATGTCTGGAGAGCACCAGAACGCCGTGAGCATCT CCGTGGTCAGCAGCAACACCAGCACCTCCTCGGCGGTGGGCGGCGGCTTCGGCCGCGGTGGAGGCTTCGGGAGCGGAGGAGGCTTCGGGAGCGGAGGAGGCTTCGGAAGCGGAGGAGGCTTCGGGAGCGGTGGAGGCTTCGGCAGCGGCGGAGGCTTCGGGAGCAGCGGAGGAGGAGGCTTCTCCTCCGGCAGCCGGTGCGGCTTGGGAGGCGGCTTCTCCTCCGGCAGCAGCCGGGGAGGGGTCAGCGGGTCCAGTGTCCGCTTCTCCCAATCGTCCTCCAGCCAGCGCTGCCCCAGATAa
- the KRT3 gene encoding keratin, type II cytoskeletal 3 isoform X1, with product MNRQVCRTTVSSGGGKGFSGRSAVVSGSSRMSSCMARSGGGGGACGSRSGGAGGFGSRSLYSLGGSKSISISVGARGGGFGGGRGVCGGGFGGGGFGGVGGGFGGGFGGAGGFGGAGGFGGAGGFGGAGGFGGGGFGGPGGFGGPGGFGGPGGFGPGGFPGGIQEVTVNQSLLQPLNVEIDPQIGAVKSQEREQIKTLNNKFATFIDKVRFLEQQNKVLETKWELLQQHGTGSISGTNNLEPLFETYISSLHRHLDGLLSERSRLDGELRSMQELVEDFKRKYEEEINKRTTAENEFVTLKKDVDAAYMNKVELQSRVTSLTDEINFLRALYEMELSQMQSHVSDTSVVLSMDNNRFLNLDSIIAEVKAQYEEIAQRSKAEAEALYQTKLGELQSTAGRHGDDLKSTKSEIMELNRMIQRLRAEIESVKKQNANLQTAIADAEQRGELALKDARVKLEELQAALQQAKEDLARLMKDYQELMNVKLALDVEIATYRKLLEGEECRMSGEHQNAVSISVVSSNTSTSSAVGGGFGRGGGFGSGGGFGSGGGFGSGGGFGSGGGFGSGGGFGSSGGGGFSSGSRCGLGGGFSSGSSRGGVSGSSVRFSQSSSSQRCPR from the exons ATGAACCGACAAGTGTGCAGGACGACCGTCAGCAGCGGCGGGGGCAAGGGCTTCAGCGGCCGCTCGGCCGTGGTCTCGGGCAGCAGCCGCATGAGCTCCTGCATGGCTCGGTCcggcgggggcggtggggccTGTGGAAGCCggagtggaggggccgggggcttcGGGAGCCGGAGCCTCTACAGCCTGGGTGGCAGTAAGAGCATTTCCATCAGCGTGGGGGCCCGCGGCGGAGGCTTCGGGGGCGGCCGTGGCGTCTGTGGCGGAGGCTTCGGAGGCGGTGGCTTCGGTGGCGTAGGAGGGGGCTTCGGCGGTGGCTTCGGCGGAGCCGGGGGCTTCGGCGGTGCCGGGGGCTTCGGCGGCGCCGGGGGCTTCGGCGGTGCCGGGGGTTTCGGCGGTGGCGGCTTCGGAGGCCCCGGAGGCTTTGGGGGTCCCGGCGGCTTCGGGGGTCCCGGTGGCTTCGGCCCTGGAGGCTTCCCTGGTGGCATCCAGGAGGTGACGGTCAACCAGAGCCTCCTGCAGCCGCTCAACGTGGAGATCGACCCCCAGATCGGGGCCGTGAAGAGCCAGGAGCGTGAACAGATCAAGACACTCAACAACAAGTTTGCCACTTTCATCGACAAG GTGCGTTTCCTGGAGCAGCAGAACAAGGTGCTGGAGACCAAGTGGGAGCTGCTGCAGCAGCATGGGACTGGCTCCATCTCGGGTACCAACAACCTAGAACCGTTGTTCGAGACCTACATCAGCAGCCTGCACAGGCACTTGGATGGGCTCCTGTCAGAGCGGAGCAGACTGGATGGAGAGCTGCGGAGCATGCAGGAGCTGGTGGAGGACTTCAAGAGGAA GTACGAAGAGGAAATTAACAAGCGCACCACGGCCGAGAATGAGTTCGTGACACTCAAGAAG gaTGTGGATGCCGCCTACATGAACAAGGTGGAACTTCAGAGCCGGGTGACCTCCCTGACAGATGAAATCAACTTCCTGCGGGCGTTATACGAGATG GAGCTGTCCCAGATGCAATCCCACGTCAGCGACACATCGGTGGTCCTGTCCATGGACAACAACCGCTTCCTGAACCTGGACAGCATCATCGCCGAGGTCAAGGCCCAGTACGAGGAGATCGCCCAGCGCAGCAAGGCTGAGGCCGAGGCCCTGTACCAGACCAAG ctcgggGAGCTGCAGAGCACCGCCGGTCGCCACGGAGATGACCTGAAGAGCACCAAGAGCGAGATCATGGAGCTGAACCGCATGATCCAGCGGCTGCGGGCCGAGATCGAGAGCGTCAAGAAGCAG AATGCCAACCTGCAGACGGCCATCGCCGACGCTGAGCAGCGGGGCGAGCTGGCACTCAAGGATGCCCGGGTCAAGCTGGAAGAGCTCCAGGCGGCTCTGCAGCAGGCTAAGGAGGATCTGGCCCGGCTAATGAAGGATTACCAGGAGCTGATGAACGTCAAACTGGCCCTGGATGTGGAGATTGCTACCTACAGGAAgctgctggagggagaggagtgcAG GATGTCTGGAGAGCACCAGAACGCCGTGAGCATCT CCGTGGTCAGCAGCAACACCAGCACCTCCTCGGCGGTGGGCGGCGGCTTCGGCCGCGGTGGAGGCTTCGGGAGCGGAGGAGGCTTCGGGAGCGGAGGAGGCTTCGGAAGCGGAGGAGGCTTCGGGAGCGGTGGAGGCTTCGGCAGCGGCGGAGGCTTCGGGAGCAGCGGAGGAGGAGGCTTCTCCTCCGGCAGCCGGTGCGGCTTGGGAGGCGGCTTCTCCTCCGGCAGCAGCCGGGGAGGGGTCAGCGGGTCCAGTGTCCGCTTCTCCCAATCGTCCTCCAGCCAGCGCTGCCCCAGATAa